A segment of the Carya illinoinensis cultivar Pawnee chromosome 1, C.illinoinensisPawnee_v1, whole genome shotgun sequence genome:
GAACATAATATGTATGGGCTTTTGTtctttgagaaaaataaatctagagACTTGCAAAAAACGTTTCTAGCTAATCATAGGATTGATCTCCCTTCCCTCTGTATAAATCCTCCTTATTCTTTCCTACGACGTGTATGTTTTTTTATACTTCCTCTTGCTTCTTTATGACCTTTGGTCTCCAAATCCCATGGGCGCTCGTGCTTCCCAAACTGTGTCATCCTTGTCGTGCGCCGCACTATCTCAAACTCCATGGCTCATGCTTCCCAGTGACCAGGACGACGATAGTACTGACTCGCTGCTTCTTCAGCCTCGCAGAGAATAAGATTTACAAGATGAAGAACGTGTTCGACGGGCTTCCTGATGCTTGGTGCGTGGGTTCTTCTCCCGGTTGGATGATGGTTTTGGATCGAAGAGGAAACCCACTTCTGTTTAATCCCTTCTGTAAGGCTAAAGTAGAACTTCCGACGTTTCCTCGTGAACTGAAACCCAGCGTTGGTGAAACTTACTTTGTCGAACAGTTGCGGAAGGTTTTCCTCGTCAAGGCTGTCGTGATGTTCGTGAACTAGTCTTGCAGGGTGGTGGTAATCTATGGAATCCAATCAAGCCTTGCATTCTGCACTCTCGAAGATAACACTTGGACTGACCTTGGTGACGAAGGTTACTGCGATATCATATGCTACGAGAATCAGCTTCCTGCACTTGCAGCCAACGGTTCGATCGATCGCAGTATGGGATTTTCGTAGTCCTTTTCCCGCAAAAATCATCACTCCTTCTGCACCAGTTTCCGATGCTGATCACTACATGGACTTTCCACGAAATAAGTTCTTCACTCAATCTTACTTGGTGGAATCACTGGGAGGTCTTTGGCTTGTCGATCGGATCGCCGGCTACTTTGTTAATTCAGAGGGGATAGCAGTGGATGAGTTTGATCTTCTTATCCCTGAGGATACGCAGCCTTTAGTTTGTCCCTACAGAACAAAGCTATTCAACGTCTATGAGTTAGATCACAAACAGGAGACATGGAAGAAAGTGGAATCATTAGGTGATCGGGTCATATATGTGGGTGGAAACTACTCAAAGTCGATGTCCATTCATGATATTGAAGGATGTGAATCGAATACTATCTATTTCTCGGATGAAAACTGGAATCAGGTGGATGAGGATTACATGTATCGAGGTCATGATTTTGGCACGTTCAAGTTGACAGACGGAAGTTTTGAAACACCAGATTATTGTTCGAAGTTTGATCCACCACCCTTTTGGATACTTCCCGCCCGGCGTTGAAGAGCTAGCAGCCATGACAAAACAGTTTTCCTAGCTTCTTGTTTTCCATACATGGTTATAATTAGATCTTTGGTGTTGCTAACCAttagtttcctcttctttcttttcttaaggATACGTACTTATAAATTAACAATCCTCGTTATTGGAAGAATTTGGATGAGTTTcaatttcattaattaattaccaaAGTTAAAGAAGACATGAGGCTTTCCATATAAAggatcatatttattttaacctGTATCAATTGATGACATGGATTAATTTACACGACTGGTTTCTAGCTTGAATATAGCTTAAGACCAAGGAACAATGCATGGTTAGAATAGGGAACAGACGTCGagaattgatgaagaaacaacaTGAATTGTAATTCAATCTAATGTACGTGTGACTATTATTACGCTATTAACTAAACcacaaaaaaaacatataattaacaacttgagaaaattaattaattaaaataaatggaaactaagaaaaaaaaaaaaaaaactgttttttgGCTTTCAATATTTGAGATGAGAAAATCAATCAGCTCCTAATTCACCAGTACTACTGCCATGGTTTTCTTTTCCGTTCACAAGTGGTGCTTTTGATGTTGGTGGGGTAGTGGAATTGTTGCCGTGCTTCGATGCATTTGGATCATAGGTTTTTGTCTTTAGTCTGAAAGAGAACTTTTTCAAGATCGCGTTCCAACTTCCCTTTGTCTTCACTAGCTTGTCAATCTCTTGTTTCATGGTTGAGCATTCTTTCTCGAGCTCAGACACCCGTTCCTTCATGTCATCGACTGCTACAAGGTGACTTTGGGTGGTGCCTGCTTGAATAGAGGCGTTATGTCTGACCAGAGCAAGATTCCCGCTGTGATTTTGAGTGTTCTCAAGGTTGTCAGAGACAAAAAACCAACCAGCAACAGAGGTGCGGAGCCTGAGTTgttcaaagaataaaacttGGACAGTGACACGAAGTGGCAACCTCTCGTTCTGGGCTGCATGGGTGCTGGCTTCCAGGGAGAGCTTCTGGCAGTTCATAAGCCTGCAGAGTTGTTCCCTTTCGGAATCTGTTAGCCAGGGGTGACCCTGAAGTTGAGAAACACTAGTTTTTTTAGGAAAGACAGATAAAATATCCAGCGCGCAATGAATAACTTCAAAGAAAATAATCTAACATGCAGTACAATCTAGTATGATTGTCTTCAGTAAacttgaaaatgaaatgagttcTCAACAAAATTCCTTTCATAATacagtaattttttaattccaCCATGAAAGCAAGTATCATTTCCACCTAAAGGTAAAAGAAATTGCTacttctcaaaagaaaaaaaaaaaaaaaaaaaaaaaaaacagatttatTGCAATTGAAAACCAATTCTCCTTTTAAGACATTTCTATGAAATATACCAGAATTGAGTGTTAATTGCGATGAATGAATCTCAAgagaaactctaaaattaataaaatttaaacgtAGACCTAAGAAGCAAGAGGTGACAAAACAGAATCATTCCTATAAAAGTACGGCAACAGTGCTCCAGTTTGAACTATGTTATCAAAAAACATAGTCTTTGACCAGAACCAAACATCTTTGCAATAAAAGTCTTCAATGAGCAGAAGCAcatatgaaaaattgttttTACCTTGAGAAATATATCAATTGCACGGTAGATTCCATCATCTAATGGCCTCGCATAATCAGGGATAACAGCAGCCAAGGACTCAAATTTTGGTAACTTCAAGTTAACATCAGGTGCCACCTCAGCTAGATAACCATCCACTAAATTAGCCACCCTTGTCATAGGGGTCAGTGGATGTGAAGCTCCCATCAACTGCCCTTCATATACCATACAATTAGTATTAGAATCATGATCCACCAACATGAAGTGATCAAGAATCCGCTGGACACAATCAATATCATAAAGGGTCTCCACTGAGTACCCCATATTTGGTATCAGAAGATCTTCAAGAGCTGCTTGATCCAACTGAGCACCAACCCTTTTCTCTAAATTCTCACGACATGATTGGCTAGCATGTAAAATCATTGATGTTCGCAATAGTCTAAGCAGAAAGTTGGTTGCTGTGACACCCCTTCCAATGGGCAGTAACTCCACTATTTCTTCAAGGAGATTCCTTTGATTCAAGTCAGATGAGGCAGAAATAGCTGATTCTGGGGCATCACGGTTCCCATTCTGGAAGCTTGATTGCCTGCCCAACAATGGGAGATGACTCTTTGCATAGTAGACCACGGACCCAGCAATCCTCTCTGCCTTCATGCCCCTCAATCCAACAGCCAGAATCAATCTTTTATACAGAGGGAATCTCAGAGAGGACACATTCTCATACCACCAATCTTCACTCACAGGATTTGGCTTAGCTGCTGTGCATATTCCATTCCAAATTACAGCTCCACCTGGGCTTTCCACAGCACTGCATCCTGACATGGGCCAACTAAACAAGCTAGGATCTGCACAAGCTTTTATTGCCAAAGAATCAATGCATCTTGAAACAATATGAAGGTCTTCTGCACGTGGCAGAACCTCTTCGCAGGTTTCAAGAGCTTTAATTGAGTCAGtccaataacaaaaaatttcattgagaaaatgttcTGTCTGAATTATGAGATTCCCCTCTCCATAGTCTTCAGTCATCCGAAGATACTCAGCTGCACACCTGAGACTGACTACATTCAATGCAGTGAGCTCCATCTTAACACCATAACAAAACTTGGCTACAAGAAGAAAGGTTTTGGCTCCTCCCGGTATGTCATGAAGCTGCAAAACACACTTCTTCTCATCCTCACCAGAAAGCTCTCCAATAAGATTTTCTAATATTCCGCTCCTGGAAAGCAAGGGAAACTGCAGGGCGTGCCAAGAAAGCAAGGAAATGCAGTATGATAAGTAAACGAGGAATATAACTAAAGATTCCAGAATGCCAAAGATATGCACACAACTTAATGTCTACTAAGAATTGAAGAATCAGGCCGGCCTTTTGACTTTTCAATGGGCAAGACTATATGACAACGCAATAGTATCACaacgaaaaagaagaataatcaTATTCAAGAAAGGAAAACAATAATATGGGTTTCCATACATCCATAATTACAAGAAGTCTAAAAAAATATCGTAATTAAGCTTCTATTCAGTGCACATTGTTTTTATCACTTACCTGTAAACAAATATAATTgacagtttttcttttttttctttttagcttcAAAATTTCAGGGCtacaatgaagaggaagaagatgaagaacaaTATCAGATTGTTTCGTAAATTTATATCACAGATTTAAAAAGGGAAATAACAAGATagagagaaagaaaactttCATTATTGAGCTCCTATTCAGTGCACATTATTGAAcccatcactctctctctctctctctctctctctctctctctctctctctctctctctctctctcatgcatcAATGTTTAAAATCACAGAAGTCGCACAAATAAATGCAGACAAGATGTTTATGAGCACCAGATACTTTGACTATTTCTAGTTATACTTCTTGTAGTGAGGGTTACCTCAAGACACAACACACAACCAAAGGAGATCAGAGACTTAAGGTTGCACTTGAGGTGCTTTCTTCAAGCATCATCTCAATGTAATCTGGATGCAAGCATTGCATGCCTCTTAAAGCATGGCGTTGAGATCCATATATGCCATAAATAATGACAAAGCAAGTAAGAGGACAAAGAAATGGCCCAGTAAAATGCACCTTGTGGAGATGGAAGATCATCTCTCCAACTTCAATGACGACATCGCTAGGAAGCCCAGTTGAGCAAAGCCTGCGAAATTGCATTTGGCTTAGAAGAAATATAGGAGAGAAGAATATATTACTCAAAGACATGTTGTCAACACAATAATGGTCATTAAGTCAGCATTCGGTAATAATTAGGATTCAGAACCAGAAAGGATTCAGAACTGAGAATCATGCATGTAAAATAGCAGCAAGATGAATCTTAACATATGAACAataatcaaatttctcaaatattCTTTAGCTATTTTCGTTCTGATCATAGCACAAATCAATATAATCACAGAGATTTTGTTATTTACCCAACAGGAAACATAAGCTTTTGTTAACCActtatgaagaagaaaaaagttacTTCTATCTATTTCTGTTATTTATCATGGCAGGAACCATGACAAGGCAAGTGTCAATTCAGTTTACATGCAAACATCAATCAAATTAATCTCGCAGTCCTTATCAACTTTTAGGACAATTTTACTGCCATCTTCTCCACTTAaatctgttttattttcttcttcttcttcttctaaacTCCTGTAAATGTTAGTTTGATGGAATTGTATATCTCACCCTGTTACTGAACTGCTACTCCATTCCAACCAAGAAAAAAGAGCCAACGTGGGTAAATACCGCTATAAAATTAACCAGCAAATAATCTCTTCATAACCAGGGAATCCGATCAAGATTTCAGAAATCAATCTGGTGCCCCATAACCTCATTAAAATCCAAGCCAACAAACACAGACTTCCTAAACCCCAGAAACTTCATTGGACATTTCAGCAAAGTATGAGACACTTCAAAACAGACAGTAAAAACCCGATGCCAAATTGTCCCGAGTCGAAAACCCATCTGCCAAGGTATTTGACAGAGTAAATCCGAcaactcaaaattaaaatatttccatatgagagGGAGAGTGCCAGATTCTACTTATCCGAGATTAGAGGGACAGTGCTAGATTCCAGATAGTGAAGGTTAAAACCGGATTACATTATAGAATATCAAAACCTACCCATACAAAAGCCGTGAAGTCCGTAAGAAACACACGGGCATGCTCACTCAGTTAACGACGGTGGTGACAAATTATAAATTCCGATTGGATAATTAAAATGTTTGATCCCtccttattattataatttttttaagtttttatataaaatataataaataattctaatttttttaaaatttaaaaataatattttatccaacttttaacttttatttaaaatcatctttaCCCCCTCTTACCATCAAACTGGAACTAAATATATCGGGTTATTGGCTAATGCAATGAATTACCTCTTTCATAGAGACTCATTTAAAACGTCATAGCATTCCCGTAAATACAATTCACACAATCAATCCCAAAAATTTGAAttcaaatgcaaaacaaaacgaGTACATCACGTAACATCAAATCTTATCACAAACCCACATTGCAATATTTCCATTTTAACAAATTACAATCACCTTATCAAAAAATTGAGGGCAAATATCAAACGGAAAAGAAATACAAAACGATAGCAGAAGCAAGAAATGACTGACCAGGTTTGGCCATCGAGGTGAAAGACTTCGGATTTGGATCCCAGCTTCATGCACGCCATGTCCGACTCAATGACGTCAGCTACTAGAAAATAGAGTTGTAGCCCAATAACAAAGAAGAACGATGAAAGAAGTAAGGGAACAATGTCAATTACGACAGTGATCAAATGGGCAGTGAGCCTAAATGGCTTTTCTCTTGCTCGCTCAAAAAATCTTTCTGTGCGCTATCTTTTCGGTTTTctggttagagagagagagagcgtcgATGGTCCCGAGTCCAAAGCGCAAAATCTAGGAGAAAATTCAGTTACTGATGTTAGACGACAAAGTCAGTGTTTGGGGCGTTCAGAGTTTCGAGTTTAAGCGCACTTCAATGCTTATTTACGTTGAGATTGTAGTACCATATAAATACGTATGCATTTATCGACTGGATCATTCTCTTTTGTCTTCGAAATCATCTATATTCCAATGTTTATCCATTTTAAGAATGCGGGCCTGGTTGGGTTGAATGTCCTTTGCACTTGCCgtcttaataataaatatttttaattgtaattcattttaagaaatgattttctGCCTcctaaattttcaaatctcatcGTCCCAAATTCCCAATTATGGTACGTCTTAAATGTTATCGTGCAAGTGTTTTAACTCAGTaaaccatttttttaaatttgttactAAATGTAATTAAAGatgatgaaatttaaaattaagatttgaGTTCGATATATAATAAATGTCAAGAAACATAATGTTTTATATTGGTAACATTAGTAAttataaacaccacatcaacattttttagtattagtgttggtttagttatataaaattaaactatttcatcatcttatcattataatttttttaaattattacataaaatataataaataattcaactttttcaaatctcaaaataaaatttatattaaaaaaattatattataataatattttattaacctTTCAACAaaaatcttatcttatcttaactgTAAAATCAATTGAGATAAAGAGTTatcctataaaaaatatttttatcccgCTTCTTCCATATTGTTGATgtgatattattcattattaaatAGATTAACTCTTATATAattgatatataataataatatcacatTAAGCAAGTTTGATGGAATAGGATTTTTATAATATCAAAGGTGGGATTACAGTCTCTTGCTGAAATAAATTATCATTCCAATACTCTTACAGGAAAAGTTGAGTATATTTTGCTTTGGAGTCCCATTATTATATTGGGCCCAAAATGCTAGCCCAAAACAAATGCAGATGACCAACCATGTCACGAAAAATGAGCCCAAACTAATTTAACACGCCAACAAACTCACTGTACCTCTACTCTATCTCGCCCTGCTTCTAGTCTTCGGCCTTCGCAGTTCGTCAACTACGACGAGGAGAGGAGCGCATCCATGGAAGCTATGCTCAGAATCCGAGCTGCCTTGCTTCTCTCTGCCTTAGCTCTTCTCTCTCTGTTCGTTAGATCCTACTCTCAGGAGATTCAGATCGCCAACGCTGAGCGCCGAGTAAGCCTGAAAATAATTCCCTATTTCGCTTGCAGACTACTCATTTTCGTAATATTTAGTCGTAGATTCAGATATTTCTAATTAGCTTTTTTTTACTTGATAATGCATACTATTGCATCTTATAAGATAATGAAACTAGAGAAAAACGATTTCGATCGGAAACCTGTGTAATGCGTTCCAATTTGCATGTTCgagtttgatttgttttgttatTAGAATACAATGGGTTCATCTTGACGAATTTTTTTAGATGCTTGCTAGTTATAATATTTCAAATCAAAATATGGACCTAGGATTCTCCGTTCTTATCTGTCGCGGCTGCTCGCTTTTGGCATTGTtactttaatattaattttttattccgACAATTATCATTAAATACTTCAAgttttttttggtcttttccGAAGCTTGGGACAGAAATACTCGGAAATGTTTTTAGTacacaaactagtgtttggtcTTTACGAAAAAACTTAGGACAGAAAAAAGTGGGACATATTTTTAGAGCATAAACCGGTATGTTCGTGATGATCAGAAGCCGAGTATCAAAGGGCTCCTCTCAACTAAGCCTAGATGTAATTATTTGAATCATTTGAGCTTAACTTTTGTACccttgatattttaagaaatacATTTAGATAAGAATCCTACACCTACATAATTCTTACCCTCCATTTTGTTGGCAATCTAAGGAATTCTATAAATTTTTGTATCACATTTGTAACGGtcctctcattttattattctcgttttatattttcttttctggtAGATGTACTCATAACTTTTTCATTGCCACATTGGATCTTAGATGATAGCCCAAGGAAGCCTGATTGATTTTCTGCTGATAtttccttctgtttcttcatctctGAAGCCGCATCTTTCAGTTACTGTCACCACTAATTTGCTGATCATGCTTGCAGATTGACTTGACTTCTCACATTGTTAAGGTGTTCCTAACCTTGAAGGTATTTATTTCTAATGCTTCTTCAATTGATTTCACACAGTATCAGTATTTGAAataagtttgtttttgtttttttttttcctttctcaaatTCTATTTGAATTAGGGTGGGGAGCTTGAggctttgtattttatttatttatttatcatcatcatcatcatcatcatcattattattatcatcatcatcatcttcgtcgtcgtcgtcgttgTTGTTTTTTTCTAAGTATTATTGGTGTTGCTGTTATTGTTTTTGTTAGTGTTATTTTGAGATTCCCTTGTTGGGCTTGTatctaattttattcttttaacttGAATTAACTTTTGGGAAAATTACAAATCATGTCCATGTGGTTACGAGTATTGTGAGTAAACCTTCTCATGATTTTTCTGGCTCAATTGATAGATTCTCCCTCTTGACATGCACATATCACATAAAACATGAAATTTGCCCTCATCTAGCCCCCAAGATGTGTGGGAACTTAACCAGTCTATTTCTGTACCCAAGAACAGAGTTGTTTTGCTGTCCTTTCAATGAATCTATAAAGCTCATTGAGGGCTATGAGGCCTAATTTCACGTTTCATGTGAACGGGCATGCCACGTGGAAGGAAGAACCCATCAAAGATGGAATGTATGAAGATTTCATTTTATTCCAAACCATGTGGGAGTACAGTGACAGTTTTGTAATGAGAGTAATTAGTTATTATTTCTAACCACGAGGtggaaatttgatattttaCCACTACATGTCAAGTTAATGTCATGGAATTTCTgtcatttattataaatattttgcaaAAACTGGCAACCAAATCTTTATCAAACTTCCTAATTATTCGTTTGAATTTCTGTATCTATGTTTATGGTCTTAAATTCTACAGTTGATCTCTTATGGTGGGGAGGGGTTTAGGAACCGACTAGAACAGAATTACAATTCCCAACCTTGTTTGAATAGGCTAATTAtggaattatattttcaatttgagaTCCCATATTCAAAGGAGCGTTTTCTCCCTTGCACAAACTCATGCAGAGAAATATCTTTGTGTAGTATAGAAGTTAAAGGTTTGAGAGCTCTCTTGTGATCTTCTCTGCTCTGGATTTTGACTATGTCTACCAAATCACACAAATATTGTGTTTCAGGtgtgatagttttttttttttttttcttattttcccaCTTCCATAATCGTAGTCTAAGGGCTTGCCACCTCTTTGTCCCTGCTCttaaatttatgataaaatgctTAAAATAATATCACCGACTTGGTGGCTAAATTTTGGCACAATTCAATTCAGAGTGCCTGTTGAAACCAAAATTTATTCTCTTGGTCTAAATTTTGAAACCAAagtctttttttataagtaagaaaattttaaaccaTGGTTTTAGTGAAGGTTCATACTGATTATTGAAAATATGTATTAATTTCTACGTTAAGTGCTAGAAAGTGCAAATATTTTGGTGCAGATATTTGATTGATGGTTTTCTTTCAGGTAGAAAATGTTGGGACATCTCCTGCTTCAGAAATACTTCTGGCATTTCCTCCCACTCAAGTTGATCAGCTAGCACTTGTCAAAGCTGCAGCAACTGTCGGAAAACGGAAGAAGAAAAGTTATTTGGCCCTTGATGTGATTCCAACTGAGCTACCTGATGCACCAAATGGAACTAAGTATTTCTCTATATCTTTACTCAACCCATTAAGCACAGGCGAAACTGCAACACTAGAAGTTCTTTACATATTGACACATTCTCTGGAACCTTTTCCAGCAGAAATAAGTCAATCAGAGTCACAGTTGGTCTACTATCGTGATAGTGCACTAATATTATCGCCATATCACATTAAGAAACAAACAACTTTTTTCAAGACTCCAAGCTCTAAATTGGAATCATTCACAAGAGTGGAACCAACCAACCGTGCCGGTACAGAGCTGAAATATGGACCATATGAAAATCATCCTCCATATTCATTCTTGCCCATACTACTTCATTTTGAGAACAACAATCCATTTGCCATTGTTGAGGAGCTTGTCCGTGAAGTGGAAATATCTCACTGGGGTAATCTGCAGATCACAGAGAGTTACAAGTTGGCACATGCAGGTGCTCGACACAAAGGCATGTTTTCGAGGTAaggtttattgttgttttatgtcATATATTCCTCTTAGTCCTTTGgattatatgaaaatgttgTCTCCTTTATGGCTAGAATTGGCTTTGATTTCATTATAAACTAAATTTCAAGCTTTCATTCAACGTGTTATATAAACAGATATAGTGTTGTATTAATATGGCATCACACtgcaatatcaatatttttttctagtcttttttcctttttccttttgatttatCACTTGATAgctctaataataaaaaaaatggcatttcccatttatttgttttggttattttttctctcttgatGTTTGCTTCATTTGAATGTTCATACTTCTTAAGTTTCCTTCTGGCAGGGTTGAATATCAATCTAGGCCATCTATTAGCGGGGTGTCTTCATTTAAAAATCTTTTAGCAAGGCTACCTCCTAGAGTTCACTCTGTCTACTACCGTGACGAAATAGGGAATATCTCATCCTCACATTTGCGTACAGATCCCTGGAAGGTAGCGTGTGATCTCTTAACTTAGATTTTAGAAGATCATTTGAGGAAATTAGTGTGGAAAAATATACTTATGTAACCCTTCCTCCCCCCAAAAAAGGTTAAATGTGTTTTCAGACATCGTAATTACCATTTGTTCTTACAGTCAGAACTTGAGATTGAGCCACGTTATCCTTTATTTGGAGGTTGGAAAGCTACTTTTGTCATTGGATATGGGCTCCCATTGGAAGACTTCCTTTTTGAGTCACCTGATGGCAAGCGATACCTCAACTTCAGTTTTGGATGTCCTCTTGTGGAGACAGTGGTGAACAAATTGACTGTTAAAGTGAGTTCAGTGACATGAGTCTGCGTTCATATTATCGCTGTCTTATTTTTTCCACTTATCGCTTCAAGGCTTATGTTTATATGTTTACTACCTGTCACAATCCAGGTTGCACTGCCAGAGGGAGCAAAAGACCCTTCTGCTGTCATTCCTTTCCCGGTGGAGCAGCATCTGGAGGTAACCTAACTTGTcaattcacacacacacacacacatgcacacaggCGCAGAAACTCAACAGTGTGTCAACTCGCTTTGATCAAAACCTACTTATATATTGAAGTCTATTACTTTTGTCCTTTTTTGAATTTGAGAATGacaatatatttgtgttttcaAGGTGCTAAAACTCTAGACTTTTTGTTCTATTTAAATAAACTTTTAATGGTTTGCCATTTTAGGCACTGTGCTGTTAACTTATTTGTTGTTGCTATATAAAGGCATCGTTTAGCAGAATTTACAGCATCAGAAATTTATGGACCAACTAGAAATATTTACATTTGGTGCCTGCAGACCAAATATTCTTATCTTGACATCGTTGGGAGGACTGTGGTGGTTCTGGAAAAGAACAACGTGGTTCCTGAGCACAACTCTCCATTCCAGGTGATTGATAAACATGTTGTAGAACCATACACTGACTTGAAATGTTTTCTATTTAGTCTCAAGGGTAAAATGACGTAGTGTTCTACTAGTTCTCCCAAATCTAGGTGTTTGGGCTCTGCTCACATATCCAAGCCCAATGTGGCAGTTACAATATAATCATAATTGTtgatttccatttctttttttctttttgggcatAAGTAAACAGGGTCTGTTAAAACAATTAATGTGTTGTTTCTTCTTTAGCAGGGACATCTGCTATTATCATACTGAAACAAATAGCCAGTTTCTAAACAAGTTACCATACCTGCTcaatgctatttgcaatttttagTTTGTATGGTAACTGATAGTCAGTACTCGTC
Coding sequences within it:
- the LOC122301170 gene encoding uncharacterized protein LOC122301170 — encoded protein: MESNQALHSALSKITLGLTLVTKVTAISYATRISFLHLQPTVRSIAVWDFRSPFPAKIITPSAPVSDADHYMDFPRNKFFTQSYLVESLGGLWLVDRIAGYFVNSEGIAVDEFDLLIPEDTQPLVCPYRTKLFNVYELDHKQETWKKVESLGDRVIYVGGNYSKSMSIHDIEGCESNTIYFSDENWNQVDEDYMYRGHDFGTFKLTDGSFETPDYCSKFDPPPFWILPARR
- the LOC122289222 gene encoding BTB/POZ domain-containing protein At5g03250-like isoform X2; the encoded protein is MPVCFLRTSRLLYGLCSTGLPSDVVIEVGEMIFHLHKFPLLSRSGILENLIGELSGEDEKKCVLQLHDIPGGAKTFLLVAKFCYGVKMELTALNVVSLRCAAEYLRMTEDYGEGNLIIQTEHFLNEIFCYWTDSIKALETCEEVLPRAEDLHIVSRCIDSLAIKACADPSLFSWPMSGCSAVESPGGAVIWNGICTAAKPNPVSEDWWYENVSSLRFPLYKRLILAVGLRGMKAERIAGSVVYYAKSHLPLLGRQSSFQNGNRDAPESAISASSDLNQRNLLEEIVELLPIGRGVTATNFLLRLLRTSMILHASQSCRENLEKRVGAQLDQAALEDLLIPNMGYSVETLYDIDCVQRILDHFMLVDHDSNTNCMVYEGQLMGASHPLTPMTRVANLVDGYLAEVAPDVNLKLPKFESLAAVIPDYARPLDDGIYRAIDIFLKGHPWLTDSEREQLCRLMNCQKLSLEASTHAAQNERLPLRVTVQVLFFEQLRLRTSVAGWFFVSDNLENTQNHSGNLALVRHNASIQAGTTQSHLVAVDDMKERVSELEKECSTMKQEIDKLVKTKGSWNAILKKFSFRLKTKTYDPNASKHGNNSTTPPTSKAPLVNGKENHGSSTGELGAD
- the LOC122289222 gene encoding BTB/POZ domain-containing protein At5g03250-like isoform X3; protein product: MIFHLHKFPLLSRSGILENLIGELSGEDEKKCVLQLHDIPGGAKTFLLVAKFCYGVKMELTALNVVSLRCAAEYLRMTEDYGEGNLIIQTEHFLNEIFCYWTDSIKALETCEEVLPRAEDLHIVSRCIDSLAIKACADPSLFSWPMSGCSAVESPGGAVIWNGICTAAKPNPVSEDWWYENVSSLRFPLYKRLILAVGLRGMKAERIAGSVVYYAKSHLPLLGRQSSFQNGNRDAPESAISASSDLNQRNLLEEIVELLPIGRGVTATNFLLRLLRTSMILHASQSCRENLEKRVGAQLDQAALEDLLIPNMGYSVETLYDIDCVQRILDHFMLVDHDSNTNCMVYEGQLMGASHPLTPMTRVANLVDGYLAEVAPDVNLKLPKFESLAAVIPDYARPLDDGIYRAIDIFLKGHPWLTDSEREQLCRLMNCQKLSLEASTHAAQNERLPLRVTVQVLFFEQLRLRTSVAGWFFVSDNLENTQNHSGNLALVRHNASIQAGTTQSHLVAVDDMKERVSELEKECSTMKQEIDKLVKTKGSWNAILKKFSFRLKTKTYDPNASKHGNNSTTPPTSKAPLVNGKENHGSSTGELGAD
- the LOC122289222 gene encoding BTB/POZ domain-containing protein At5g03250-like isoform X1 gives rise to the protein MACMKLGSKSEVFHLDGQTWLCSTGLPSDVVIEVGEMIFHLHKFPLLSRSGILENLIGELSGEDEKKCVLQLHDIPGGAKTFLLVAKFCYGVKMELTALNVVSLRCAAEYLRMTEDYGEGNLIIQTEHFLNEIFCYWTDSIKALETCEEVLPRAEDLHIVSRCIDSLAIKACADPSLFSWPMSGCSAVESPGGAVIWNGICTAAKPNPVSEDWWYENVSSLRFPLYKRLILAVGLRGMKAERIAGSVVYYAKSHLPLLGRQSSFQNGNRDAPESAISASSDLNQRNLLEEIVELLPIGRGVTATNFLLRLLRTSMILHASQSCRENLEKRVGAQLDQAALEDLLIPNMGYSVETLYDIDCVQRILDHFMLVDHDSNTNCMVYEGQLMGASHPLTPMTRVANLVDGYLAEVAPDVNLKLPKFESLAAVIPDYARPLDDGIYRAIDIFLKGHPWLTDSEREQLCRLMNCQKLSLEASTHAAQNERLPLRVTVQVLFFEQLRLRTSVAGWFFVSDNLENTQNHSGNLALVRHNASIQAGTTQSHLVAVDDMKERVSELEKECSTMKQEIDKLVKTKGSWNAILKKFSFRLKTKTYDPNASKHGNNSTTPPTSKAPLVNGKENHGSSTGELGAD